The Cydia splendana chromosome Z, ilCydSple1.2, whole genome shotgun sequence genome window below encodes:
- the LOC134804770 gene encoding acetylcholinesterase-like, translated as MRVVLAALAALAARALGSPHEHRARHHAPDHPLHFPAPAPPQPYRGHGEAVRYNPELDTILPRIDEHETSSKRAKLDDAETSSKREEKYFSNHERGEEVFMADEPQMGPEDDDPLVVRTRKGRVRGITLTAATGKKVDAWFGIPYAQKPLGDLRFRHPRPVESWGEEILNATTLPHSCVQIVDTVFGDFPGAMMWNPNTDMQEDCLYINIVTPRPRPKNAAVMLWVFGGGFYSGTATLDVYDPKILVSEEKVVYVSMQYRVASLGFLFFDTADVPGNSGLFDQLMALQWVKDNIAYFGGNPHNVTLFGESAGAVSVSLHLLSPLSRNMFSQAIMQSGAATAPWAIISREESILRGIRLAEAVHCPHSRTDMGPMIECLRKKSADELVNNEWGTLGICEFPFVPIIDGSFLDEMPIRSLAHQNFKKTNLLLGSNTEEGYYFILYYLTELFPKEENVGITREQYLQAVRELNPYVTDVARQAIVFEYTDWLNPDDPIKNRNALDKMVGDYHFTCGVNELAHRYAETGNNVYTYYYKHRSKNNPWPSWTGVMHADEINYVFGEPLNPGKNYSPEEVEFSKRMMRYWANFAKTGNPSLSPNGEMTKVHWPVHTAFGREYLSLAVNSSAVGHGLRVKQCAFWQKYLPQLISATKKTEPPRNCTGSGSLVRPSLHTLGLGVAAAAAPFTHHLLLTHLVSMFVNID; from the exons ATGCGCGTGGTGTTAGCAGCGCTAGCGGCGCTTGCGGCGCGAGCGCTGGGTAGCCCGCACGAACACCGCGCGCGGCATCATGCACCAGACCACCCTCTACATTTTCCGGCGCCAGCTCCTCCACAACCATATAGAGGACATGGCGAGGCAGTGCGCTATAATCCTGAATTAGATACGATCTTACCCCGTATTGATGAACATGAAACCTCTTCGAAACGCGCCAAACTAGATGATGCTGAAACCTCATCTAAAAgagaagaaaaatatttttccaacCATGAACGAGGCGAAGAAGTTTTTATGGCAGATGAACCACAAATGGGACCTGAAGACGACGATCCGTTAGTTGTGCGCACTCGTAAGGGCAGAGTTAGAGGTATAACTCTTACAGCTGCGACAGGAAAGAAAGTTGACGCTTGGTTTGGAATTCCTTATGCACAAAAACCTCTAGGTGACTTGAGATTTAGACACCCCAGACCTGTTGAAAGCTGGGGTGAAGAAATTTTAAATGCAACAACACTGCCACATTCATGCGTTCAAATAGTAGATACCGTGTTCGGGGATTTTCCAGGTGCTATGATGTGGAACCCTAACACAGACATGCAGGAGGACTGTCTATATATCAATATAGTCACACCTCGACCCAGACCAAAAAATGCAGCTGTTATGCTATGGGTTTTTGGGGGAGGATTTTATTCTGGAACTGCCACTTTGGATGTGTATGATCCTAAAATCCTGGTGTCCGAAGAAAAGGTTGTCTACGTTTCAATGCAATATCGGGTTGCTTCGCTCGGTTTCCTTTTCTTTGACACAGCCGATGTTCCAGGAAACTCGGGGCTTTTTGATCAATTAATGGCTTTGCAATGGGTCAAAGACAATATAGCATATTTTGGTGGAAATCCTCACAATGTAACGTTATTCGGAGAGTCGGCTGGAGCAGTATCTGTCTCCCTTCATTTACTATCACCTCTTTCGAGAAACATGTTTTCGCAGGCAATTATGCAATCGGGAGCTGCAACAGCACCATGGGCTATAATATCAAGAGAAGAAAGTATTTTACGAGGCATACGGTTAGCAGAGGCGGTACACTGTCCTCATTCAAGAACAGACATGGGGCCCATGATTGAATGTCTGCGAAAAAAAAGTGCTGATGAATTAGTGAACAATGAATGGGGAACTTTAGGTATTTGTGAATTTCCTTTCGTTCCTATTATCGACGGTTCCTTTTTAGATGAAATGCCAATCCGCTCCTTAGCGCACCAAAACTTCAAAAAAACGAATCTTCTCTTAGGGTCAAATACCGAGGAAGGATATTATTTTATACTGTATTATTTGACCGAATTATTTCCCAAAGAAGAAAACGTAGGCATTACCAGAGAGCAATATTTACAAGCCGTAAGGGAGTTAAATCCGTATGTCACTGATGTGGCTCGTCAAGCAATAGTATTTGAGTACACTGATTGGTTAAATCCTGATGATCCCATCAAAAATCGTAATGCATTGGATAAAATGGTAGGCGACTACCATTTTACTTGCGGTGTAAATGAGTTAGCACATCGTTACGCGGAGACTGGCAATAAcgtgtatacatattattataaacacCGCAGCAAGAATAACCCATGGCCATCGTGGACGGGTGTCATGCATGCTGATGAAATCAATTATGTATTTGGCGAGCCTCTGAATCCCGGAAAAAATTATTCACCGGAAGAAGTAGAATTCAGCAAACGAATGATGAGATACTGGGCAAACTTTGCGAAAACTGG AAATCCATCCTTAAGTCCGAATGGAGAAATGACTAAAGTGCACTGGCCGGTGCACACCGCGTTCGGCAGGGAATATCTGTCTCTGGCAGTCAACTCCAGCGCTGTGGGCCACGGACTACGAGTTAAACAATGTgctttttggcaaaaatatctCCCCCAATTAATATCAGCGACAA aAAAAACGGAACCACCCCGGAATTGCACTGGCAGTGGTTCCTTAGTACGTCCGTCGCTGCACACGCTGGGCCTGGGcgtcgcggcggcggcggcgccctTCACACACCACTTGTTGTTGACACATTTAGTGTCCATGTTCGTGAACATTGATTAG